TCCTATGACTTGATTCAAGACATGACATTCACGCAGAGCCGTGACTTTATGACGGGATTCAAAGCAAAATACGATGTAAAAGACTGGTTTTCTGTCCACTTAAGTATGCATGCAGACTTTTATGATCGCTTCAAAAGGCATGAAAGACTTGATGAACGCAAGAAGGTTTATAAGAGCTGTATCCTCGAACCACGCCTGACTGTCACGAGTAATTACTTTAATCACCACAGTCTTATCTTCGGAATAGAGCATACCAGCGATGAGTTGACGAGCGATCGCTTTGTGAATCGCAAGATGACAACACGTGCTTTGCACGAAACTGAATACTTCTTACAAGATGAATGGATACCCAATACACATTGGTTACTATCAACTGGTGTGCGCACAAACTTCTCGAAAGCTTTTGGTTTCATGTGGATGCCGAAGCTTGCAGCCAAGTATTCACTCAACAATCACTGGGCTTTTCGTGCCAATTACTCCATGGGCTACCGTGCACCGAGCATCAAGGAACTGTTCTTTAACTGGGATCATTTAGGCATGTTTCAAATCCGCGGTAACGAAGAATTACGCCCGGAGAAGAACCATTATATTTCATTCGGCACAGAATACACCACAGATCGTTTCTTCATCAACGTGAATGCATATGGAAACTTCTTCAGAAAGAAGATTGAAGGCGTGTGGCATATTTACGACATGCAATATAACTTTGAATATACAAATCTAAGAAATCAGCGCATGTTGGGCATTGAAGCAATTCTCAAATGGCATTTCGCGAAAGGCTTTACCCTTAATGGAACCTACAGCTATGTGAATGTAAGTAAACAGCAAGGCATACAGGTAAACACCACATCTCCACATGCGGCAACTGGCAGTTTAGACTATACGTTCAACCAAAAGAACTATCGTTTGAAGAGCATTCTCAGTGCATCGTTCATGGGACAGAAGCAATTTGATGTGCAAGACCGCGTGTGGGTAGACGAACATCACAAGAGTTACGATGCCTATTTCCGCTGTACATTGCCTACATATGTACTTTGTAATTTAGCCGTCGTGCAGACTTTCTGCAATAAAGTAAAAGTAACCTTGGGCGTTGACAACCTATTCAACTACGTTCCTCATACTTTAGGATCGGGAATCACGATGTTCAATGTACCGGCGACATGCGGCACAAGAGGCTATATTCAAGTGGAATTCTTAGTCGATGACATTATCAAAACCTTGAAACATAAATAATGAAAACAACACTATATATACTTTTAGGCGCGCTCTTTACATTCACCTCATGTGTAAAATACGATGCCGAGCCTTTCACGGGGAAGACACTCCCCCGTGTCAGTGGTTATTCTACAGGTGTTACCAATGATTGGATTTATTTCAATCTGCGTACAGGTGAGGTATTCAACAGCTATCAGCCAGGCAGTGACATCAAAGAAGGTGAACAGAGAAACCGTTTGGACTGGGATCTCGCTTTCTGTGGCTACCGTCTCAGAACGAATAGTGGAACTTCGGGAAACGGTCAAGGTGGGGCTGCCGACTTAGGCAATGGGAATTATGAAAAATGGCAAACCGTTTCACAACTTCCCAACACCATCCAATGGGCAGTAGATGATCACACGGTATCAATTACCTATTCACGCAACGACTGGAATAAGTATCTCATTGCCAATCACCTTGATTTTAATGAGAATCCATGGTTTGATCCCAACCGGGGACCAGCCACAACAAAGACTGATGCCAATCCTGTATTGGCACGAGCCATGACGTTCACCGGGCCACCACCGGTATATTCGCCTTCTTTCCACACCTATGTTGTGCGCACCGCCGATGGTAAACGCTACTTCAAGCTGCAGATTATAAGTTGGTATAAAGGCGACATTGAGGTCGGAGATACAGGAGGTCAGATCAGTTATTACTGTGACGAATTAAAATAAAATAAGTTTTTCAGAGTTAAATAAACAGTAGATAACGAATAGAAAAAATGGGAAATAACAAGAAGTGGTATATCAAACAGACACTCATCTCATTCTTAGTAGTACTCTTTGCCATGCCTTTGGGACACGGAGCCATGAAGTTAATGGAAAGATTCATGAATGAGGGAAGCCTGCATGTGGCCGGTTTCATGATTGGATTGACAGGACTTGTGATGGTGATTATCGGCGTCTTTGTGAAAGGCGACACCCGACAGACTTTATGGGGACTGTTCGGTGGGCTCCTCTTCTGGACGGGATGGGTAGAGTTTCTCTTTATGTATTATGCCCGCCGCTATGGAGTCCAGCCTGAAATAGAATATGGGAAGACGGTCACACAACCTGAATATCTCATCCTTCCTGCATCGTTTGGCATGTGGATGATGACGATGGTGATGTATGTGTTCAGCACGAAGAATGGCTGTCTTTTCATCACATGGGTGCAGAAAGTGTGCTTCCGCAGCCAGCGAAAAACAATTGTCGTGCAGCCCATGACACGTCACACCTCAATCGTAACTTTCATGGAAACCAACATGATGCTGTGGGCTTCCTATCTCTTGTTGATGTTCTGTTACGACAAAAACTTCTTTGGTGATCATCATCCTGTTACGTTCTTGGTTGGCTTAGGCTGCCTTGTGGGGTCGCTGTTCATGTTAGAAAGGCAACTGCATATTGCTTCCTGGGGTGCCAATATCCGTATGGCGGTAGCCACAGTGATTGTGTTTTGGGTGCCCGTAGAGATACTTGGCCGAATCAACTTCTTCAAGGAGTTCTGGGTCGAGCCTGAAAAATACGCGCTTCCCATGCTGATTATCCTGACAGCTTTTGCGGTCTTGGGCGTTTATCTATGGCGAAAAGGTCAGGTGAAGCGATAACAACAGGACTTTTTCTCTACAGAAATATCATAAAAAAGAAGGTTTCAAAGAAGGTAAAATCAGTGTAGTGCTATGAAATATATTGTTGCCATGGACTCTTTTAAGGGCAGCCTTTCCTCGGAAGAGGCA
The nucleotide sequence above comes from Segatella oris. Encoded proteins:
- a CDS encoding TonB-dependent receptor domain-containing protein → MRRKKLFLTLLFCFSFMTLWAQQQVKFKVEEQGTQQPLVGVYISLTSKNSTKAEFNAVTDVTGEAVFNIERRGTYHYQTTAVGYISVSGDIQLPQNTTINIVMREDVMHLNDVVVTGSRTERPIKLSAVTTQVLGGKALVDAGYSDLQHALQQETPGMNIQKVGFGNEISMQGLDARHVLFLQDGERMTGEMAGNLDYERFNLHAIDRIEIVKGASSTLYGSRASGAVINLISKKATKPIDIQAGFRWGQMNQRNYKHPSKHDFLYMFEKNSDRPNLQAWVSAGMKYKKITSQTDVWYSESDAFYMYQSKHDKKVYTKEANPFLPHDIILNSVAERSPMGIEGTEHVSLAQKFYIDPIKNLSIETYGTLFFMNSYDLIQDMTFTQSRDFMTGFKAKYDVKDWFSVHLSMHADFYDRFKRHERLDERKKVYKSCILEPRLTVTSNYFNHHSLIFGIEHTSDELTSDRFVNRKMTTRALHETEYFLQDEWIPNTHWLLSTGVRTNFSKAFGFMWMPKLAAKYSLNNHWAFRANYSMGYRAPSIKELFFNWDHLGMFQIRGNEELRPEKNHYISFGTEYTTDRFFINVNAYGNFFRKKIEGVWHIYDMQYNFEYTNLRNQRMLGIEAILKWHFAKGFTLNGTYSYVNVSKQQGIQVNTTSPHAATGSLDYTFNQKNYRLKSILSASFMGQKQFDVQDRVWVDEHHKSYDAYFRCTLPTYVLCNLAVVQTFCNKVKVTLGVDNLFNYVPHTLGSGITMFNVPATCGTRGYIQVEFLVDDIIKTLKHK
- a CDS encoding HmuY family protein: MKTTLYILLGALFTFTSCVKYDAEPFTGKTLPRVSGYSTGVTNDWIYFNLRTGEVFNSYQPGSDIKEGEQRNRLDWDLAFCGYRLRTNSGTSGNGQGGAADLGNGNYEKWQTVSQLPNTIQWAVDDHTVSITYSRNDWNKYLIANHLDFNENPWFDPNRGPATTKTDANPVLARAMTFTGPPPVYSPSFHTYVVRTADGKRYFKLQIISWYKGDIEVGDTGGQISYYCDELK